The Guyparkeria halophila DNA window TCTCCATGTCGCCCGGCACGGTCATGCGGCCGTTGGTCGATCCCTTGCGGGGTCGCCGAGCAGGTCGCTGCACCAGATACATGCCGTCGGTGGCCTGTTCAACCAGGATGTTGCCGTTGCGGTAGAAACCGCGTTCCGCGTCCATCTTCTCTGCCATGAGCATCACACCTTTGTCGTGATCAGGCCGTACCGCGAAACGGCGGCCGGCCATGGTGAGTGACAGCCCCGGAACACTCCGAGGCGCCCACCGGTCCACTGTAGGCCAGTCGTCACCGTTGTGTCATGGAAAAATATCGAAGCGAGCCGAGCCCTGATTCCCGTGGCACCCCGTCTCGACGAAGCTCGTCAGGATGCGGGCACCGGCGCTACCCGGTGATTTCGAAGATGTCGAACAAGGCATGAAAACCGAACCCCGCCATTCGACTCCGCCGGAAATGACATCGCCGCCCGGAATCCCTACAATGGCGGGCTTCCCGAGGGCTTCCCCGCTGAATTCCCTGGCAGTATTCCAGGCAACATGCCTGGCAGCATTCCTGGCAGGCATTCCCGGCCCCATCGAATTGTGACGGAGACCAATCAGTGACCAGCAGCAACCGCCCGCGTATCAGTGGCTCTCGCTTTCTCAGCGCCGACGATGCGCCCAATTCGCGCCTGAGCATGGGCTCGTCACACCGTGATGCCTACCGCGCGGTCACTGGCACCGGGAGCCATTACGGCGCGATCGACGTACCCGCCGACGAGAGCTGCATGGTCTGTGCACCGGCCACACGTCGACTGGCCGAGGACCTCTTCAACCAGTGGAATGACGCCCTGCAGACCGGCGATGCCCGCCAGGTCACGGCCCTGTACGCCGAGGACGGCGTGCTGCTGCCCACCGTCTCCAACGTGCCGCGCACCAGCCACGCGGAAATCCAGGACTACTTCGAGCACTTCCTGGAAAAAAGCCCGGTCGGCACCATCAACACGCGCAACGTCAAGATCGGTTGCAACAAGCTGACCGACGCCGGCACTTACACCTTCCGCGTCACCGACGGTGACGAGACCCGCGACGTCCCGGCCCGCTACACCTTTGTCTACGAGAACCGCGACGGACGCTGGCTGATCGTGCATCACCACTCCTCGATGATGCCGACCGAATAACACCGCTCGCGCTCACCACGCTCGTACGACCACGCCCGCAATCATGGCGGGCGTTTTGCGTCAGATATTAGGGCCCCGAACGAACCCGCTGCACGCCAGTCACGCCCGCCAGCACGATCGCCCCGGCGATCAGGCCCACGGCGCCGTTGAACAGCGTCGGGACCAGCAGCCCGGCCAGCCCCTCGAGATCGGGAACGAGCCATTCGAGAAGGTGATGCAGGAACGGCAGACCGTGGACGAGAATCCCGCCACCGACCAGGAACATGGCGATCATGCCGACGATCGACAGCCCGCGCATGAATTTCGGCGCCGCGACCAGGATGCCGCGCCCGAGCGCCTGCTTGACGCGCCCCCAGGCATCGGCCCCGACACTCTTTACCATCGCCAGCCCCCAGTCATCGAAGCGCACGATCCCGGCGACCAGCCCGTAGACCCCGGCCGTCGCCACCAGCGCCACCAGTGAAACTACGACGGCCTGCGTCCAGATGCCAGCCGCACTGGCCGCCCCCAGCGCGATCACGATGATCTCGGCGGAGAGGATGAAGTCGGTGCGGATCGCGCCCTTAATCTGCTCCTTCTCCGCTTGCTTGATGTCCTTTTTCCCGTCGACGGCGGCCTCGAGCACCTCCTTGCGGTGCGCCTCGTCCCCCTCGGCGCTGTGCAACCACTTATGGGCGATCTTTTCCGCCCCCTCGAAGCACAGGAACAGCCCGCCGAGCATCAGCAGCGGGGTGATCAGCCACGGCAGAAAGGCGCTGATCAGCAAGGCCGCCGGCACCAGGATCAGTTTGTTGAGGAACGAGCCCTTGGCCACCGCCCAGACCACCGCCAACTCGCGCTTGGCGCCCACACCGGTGACCTGCTGCGCATTGAGCGCCAGGTCATCGCCGAGCACGCCGGCGGTGTTCTTGGCGGCGACCTTGGAGTAAACGGCAACGTCATCGAGCAGCGTGGCGATGTCGTCGAGCAGCGCGAGCAGTCCGGCTGTGGCCATAGGTAATATCTCTCCGCGTCGGTAAAACCATTAAACAAAACGGCCTGCCCAGATGAGCTGTCCGGGCAGGCCTTCGATAATTCACTCGGGTTCCGGCCGACAACCGCACGGCCGTCCCCTTTGCTGTCATGCGCTCATATAGGCGTAGTGGTCGGCCCGCTTGGTCGCATGGGCACTTCGCGCCACCCATGATCGGGATCAATTTCCCCACTGCCAAAAAGCGATGCCGGAGTGTGCCCCGTGGCTACAGGATCATGGGCATACGCCAGTTGTCCATTGAGATAGAGCTCATAGGCTGGAAACCCGTCATGCTGGCCACGCAGTCGATAAAGCGTTTTCTTCTGCAGGGCGTCGGCAGTGAGATATAGATCCATATCTCCCGTAATCTCGGGCGCCGGCCAAAACACTTCGTCCGGTATCGCCGCATTGATCACGATATTCAACTTGATGGTGGGTGATGGCGAATCGGTGACTCGTGACGAATACAACGGGTTGTCTTCAAATCGCTGAGCTCGGGCCGCGATGTGAGCATCGGTCACAGACTGTGTAGCTCGTTCCGTCGGCGTAGCGCCAGGTTTGATCGCCATGAACCAACTCGGCTTGCCCGAGACCTCGACCGCATCCTCTTCGGCATACGCCGTGGATTCACCGAATTCGCGTCGGTACGAACCAATGATCGGCGAGGCCAGATCGGGGTCGAGCCCCAGCACGCACTCGACCATGGCGCGATGTGTGCCGCCATCATAGGAAAAACCCCGACCGTCGCCTCCCAAAGGCGGAGCGCCCGGGAGGTCGACAGCTTCGCTGGGGATGAAGAGTCGCAGTCGAACATCGACGGGCTCTGTCTGGATGTGACTGGCAAACATGACACCGGACTGGGAGGTGTCACCCAGACGATTGCTGGTGGCGGACTGCCGGCCCTCATCCGTGAGGGCACCACGATCGTAGGCCTCCTCAATCAATTGCAGATCGTCGTAGGTCCGGGCCGGATCGCCTAAGGATTTCGATGTCGATCCCTGACCGGCGGACGAGCCGTCCGAAGCGCCACCACCTCCATTCTGCATGATCTCGCGCGCACGCTGCTGAGCTTCGTCCGCACCAACCGATCCGGTCGCCAGGCCCGTCATCAGGTCGGCAAGCTCCTGACGACCCGACATGTCACGGAAGATATTCGACTGCCCGAGCAGACCGAGCGCGCCGGCCATACCGGTGGGATCGGGCGCCGGCTGCGGATTGACGATGTTGACCACCGAGTCCGGCAT harbors:
- a CDS encoding SgcJ/EcaC family oxidoreductase — translated: MTSSNRPRISGSRFLSADDAPNSRLSMGSSHRDAYRAVTGTGSHYGAIDVPADESCMVCAPATRRLAEDLFNQWNDALQTGDARQVTALYAEDGVLLPTVSNVPRTSHAEIQDYFEHFLEKSPVGTINTRNVKIGCNKLTDAGTYTFRVTDGDETRDVPARYTFVYENRDGRWLIVHHHSSMMPTE
- a CDS encoding DUF808 domain-containing protein; its protein translation is MATAGLLALLDDIATLLDDVAVYSKVAAKNTAGVLGDDLALNAQQVTGVGAKRELAVVWAVAKGSFLNKLILVPAALLISAFLPWLITPLLMLGGLFLCFEGAEKIAHKWLHSAEGDEAHRKEVLEAAVDGKKDIKQAEKEQIKGAIRTDFILSAEIIVIALGAASAAGIWTQAVVVSLVALVATAGVYGLVAGIVRFDDWGLAMVKSVGADAWGRVKQALGRGILVAAPKFMRGLSIVGMIAMFLVGGGILVHGLPFLHHLLEWLVPDLEGLAGLLVPTLFNGAVGLIAGAIVLAGVTGVQRVRSGP